A window of Citrus sinensis cultivar Valencia sweet orange chromosome 7, DVS_A1.0, whole genome shotgun sequence contains these coding sequences:
- the LOC102608449 gene encoding vinorine synthase-like codes for MAVILKNFFRMTASTLVTNNVQIFTKRSIKSATSDVQIISTEVIKPSSPTPKHLRTYKLSLLDQLFSKIYVPLVFFYSANCKHQYFSKKSDLLKQSLAKTLTHYYPFAGRLIDSFSVDCSDHGAAFIEANVGCDISKFLQPPDMELLQQLIPPSPQLSNLDVSERELLAVQVNLFSGGEMAIGVCFSHGVADGSAIFNFMKTWGEITRGVINGNDNICNNNVVLDCTSLFPPVNFPKPYQIVTSPQSSGNIVFKRLLFDSKKIAALKEKVNKEIGKFNELQATRFGVVSALIWGAFIAIARERKRAIDNKLYSHAIYYTMNLRNKLNPPMIPQCMGNIYRLVRAEWSLAKDDAIEETSLLREVIKAKRMGREVMHNNEYLGFIKDMKETWEDSRSFGLTSVVGLPCYEVDFGWGKPVWFSVGPLLLIDLAILTSTSDGEGIEALMVMFKEDMDKFEQEPSIMAYASSNPSIFIGK; via the coding sequence ATGGCAGTGATTCTCAAAAACTTTTTCCGAATGACTGCTTCCACATTGGTCACCAATAATGTCCAAATCTTCACAAAAAGAAGTATCAAAAGTGCCACTTCTGATgttcaaatcatttccaccgaAGTTATCAAACCTTCATCCCCAACACCAAAACATCTTAGAACCTATAAACTTTCATTGCTTGATCAAttgttttctaaaatttacGTGCCCCTTGTTTTCTTCTACTCGGCCAATTGCAAGCACCAATATTTCAGTAAAAAATCGGATTTGTTGAAGCAATCTCTCGCAAAAACATTAACCCACTACTACCCTTTTGCTGGAAGATTGATTGACAGCTTTTCAGTCGACTGTAGTGATCATGGGGCTGCATTTATTGAAGCTAATGTTGGCTGTGATATATCAAAGTTTCTTCAACCACCAGATATGGAGCTGCTACAACAGTTAATCCCACCTAGTCCCCAGTTATCGAATTTAGATGTTTCTGAAAGAGAACTTTTGGCAGTCCAAGTAAATTTGTTCAGCGGCGGTGAAATGGCAattggtgtttgtttttcGCATGGAGTGGCCGATGGTTCAGCAATATTTAACTTCATGAAAACGTGGGGCGAAATCACTCGTGGGGTGATTAATGGTAATGATAATATTTGCAATAACAATGTCGTTTTAGATTGCACCTCTTTGTTTCCGCCGGTAAATTTTCCAAAGCCGTATCAAATCGTCACAAGCCCACAATCTTCAGGCAACATTGTGTTCAAAAGATTGTTGTTTGATAGCAAGAAGATAGCAGCTCTAAAGGAGAAGGTGAATAAAGAAATAGGTAAATTTAATGAGCTACAAGCAACGCGTTTCGGGGTTGTATCAGCACTCATTTGGGGGGCCTTCATTGCTATAGCCCGTGAAAGAAAGAGGGCAATTGACAATAAGTTGTACTCTCATGCAATCTATTATACTATGAATTTGCGTAACAAGTTGAATCCACCAATGATTCCACAATGCATGGGTAACATTTATCGGCTTGTAAGGGCAGAATGGTCACTAGCCAAGGATGATGCCATAGAGGAAACAAGTTTATTAAGAGAAGTGATCAAAGCAAAGAGAATGGGAAGAGAAGTGATGCATAATAATGAGTACTTAGGTTTCATAAAGGATATGAAAGAAACATGGGAAGATTCAAGGTCGTTTGGTTTAACTAGTGTGGTTGGATTGCCCTGTTATGAAGTTGATTTTGGCTGGGGAAAGCCTGTTTGGTTTAGTGTCGGGCCGTTGTTATTAATTGATCTTGCTATTTTAACGAGCACAAGCGATGGTGAAGGAATAGAAGCATTGATGGTAATGTTTAAGGAGGACATGGATAAATTTGAACAGGAACCCAGCATCATGGCTTATGCTTCCTCTAACCCCAGCATATTTATAGGGAAGTAg